One window from the genome of Candidatus Synechococcus calcipolaris G9 encodes:
- a CDS encoding sulfate ABC transporter substrate-binding protein, translating into MFVCLKAIYRWCALFILGLGLTGLMAACGVLSPYGGDRLPRVEVVLSSFAVTKPAYDVIIPRFAEKWQQEHQQIVRFPTSYGPSGAQARGVMDGLPADIVHLALGFDVDRIAEAGLIDPNWSAQFPNHSVVTESVPVIVTRADNPKDITQWSDLARPGVSFVTTDPKTSGAARWNVLALWASVMEAGGTPDQAETFLRQAFGNVEILSRDAREATDAFFSQGQGDALINYENEVILANLQGDDLPYTIPDVNILIENPIAVVDKNVDRHGNREVVEAFIEFLYTPEAQTEFAKVGFRPVNPEVAAEFADQFPMVKTLVTVGELGGWTQIQKEFFADGALFDQIRDRGRSL; encoded by the coding sequence ATGTTTGTTTGCCTCAAGGCTATATATCGCTGGTGTGCCCTGTTTATCCTGGGATTAGGTCTAACGGGTCTGATGGCTGCCTGTGGAGTCTTGAGTCCCTATGGGGGCGATCGCCTGCCCAGGGTTGAAGTGGTTCTCTCCTCCTTTGCCGTCACAAAACCAGCCTACGATGTGATTATTCCTAGGTTTGCCGAGAAATGGCAGCAGGAGCATCAACAAATTGTTCGTTTTCCCACCAGTTATGGGCCGTCCGGGGCCCAAGCACGGGGGGTGATGGATGGCCTACCCGCCGATATTGTGCATTTAGCCCTGGGATTTGACGTGGATCGCATTGCTGAGGCGGGCTTGATTGATCCAAACTGGTCAGCACAGTTTCCCAATCATAGTGTGGTTACGGAGTCTGTGCCAGTGATTGTCACCCGTGCAGACAATCCCAAGGATATTACCCAGTGGTCTGATTTAGCCCGACCCGGAGTGTCTTTTGTCACCACCGATCCAAAAACCTCCGGGGCAGCCCGTTGGAATGTGTTGGCCCTTTGGGCATCGGTCATGGAAGCAGGCGGAACCCCTGACCAAGCGGAAACCTTTCTCAGGCAAGCCTTTGGAAATGTGGAAATTCTCAGTAGGGATGCTAGGGAAGCCACGGATGCCTTTTTTAGTCAAGGCCAGGGGGATGCCCTGATTAACTATGAAAATGAGGTGATTTTGGCAAATTTGCAGGGGGATGACCTGCCCTATACCATTCCCGATGTGAATATTCTGATTGAAAATCCCATCGCTGTGGTGGATAAAAATGTGGATCGCCATGGAAATCGTGAGGTGGTGGAAGCGTTTATTGAATTTCTCTATACCCCTGAGGCCCAAACCGAATTTGCTAAGGTGGGCTTTCGTCCAGTTAATCCAGAGGTGGCGGCTGAGTTTGCCGATCAATTTCCAATGGTGAAAACCCTGGTCACGGTGGGTGAGTTAGGCGGATGGACGCAAATACAAAAGGAGTTTTTTGCGGATGGGGCCCTTTTTGATCAAATTCGGGATCGGGGGCGATCGCTCTAA